One Dermatophagoides farinae isolate YC_2012a chromosome 1, ASM2471394v1, whole genome shotgun sequence genomic region harbors:
- the IntS11 gene encoding integrator complex subunit 11 has product MSDIKITPLGAGQDVGRSCILVTIGSQRVMLDCGMHMGYNDQRRFPDFSYVSNEESLDSYLDCVIISHFHLDHCGALPYMTEMVGYKGPIYMTHPTKAICPILLEDFRKITVERKGETNFFTSQMIKDCMRKVIPVNLHETVKVNDELEIKAYYAGHVLGAAMFHIKSGQHSLVYTGDYNMTPDRHLGSAWIDKCRPDVLITESTYATTIRDSKRCRERDFLMKVHECIERGGKVLIPVFALGRAQELCILLETYWDRMNLKTPIYFAVGLTEKATNYYKLFIPWTNQKIKKTFVKRNMFEFRHIKPFDRAYADNKEPMVVFATPGMLHAGLSLQLFRKWAPDPNNMVIMPGYCVAGTVGYRLLNGAKKIEFENKQFVDVKLQVRYMSFSAHADAKGIMTLINQCEPKNVVLVHGEASKMAFLHGKIKNEFHIDCYYPANGETINIDIPISQAVDVDVNFLKRTITSGISDPKRQKLMHGTLKIDSNNSTLLCSKDEFEQYGIKPFNITFKTYIKLEKEQSDLLSTEEITQVIYEKLKSKLSDQHVINKPNETEVLISQVLIQVQPNEYNQSNKDIIIKWPEEDEALGSFLLNYIQGLNRCFYSTK; this is encoded by the exons ATGTCAGACATAAAGATCACGCCATTGg GTGCTGGTCAAGATGTTGGAAGAAGTTGTATTTTGGTCACAATCGGTTCTCAAAGAGTCATGTTGGACTGTGGAATGCACATGGGATACAATGATCAG cGACGATTTCCCGATTTTTCCTATGTCAGTAATGAAGAAAGTTTGGATTCTTATCTTGATTGTGTTAtaatttcacattttcaCTTGGATCATTGTGGTGCTTTACCATACATGACAGAAATGGTTGGATATAAAGGACCAATCTATATGACTCATCCAACAAAAGCTATTTGTCCAATTTTATTG gAAGATTTCCGTAAAATCACGGTTGAACGGAAAGGAGAAACAAATTTCTTCACATCACAAATGATTAAAGATTGCATGCGAAAAGTTATTCCTGTGAATCTTCATGAAACTGTCAaagtaaatgatgaattggaaaTTAAAGCATATTATGCTGGCCATGTTTTAGGAGCTGCAATGTTTCATATAAAATCTGGACAGCATTCCTTAGTCTATACTGGAGATTATAACATGACCCCTGATCGTCATTTAGGTAGTGCTTGGATTGATAAATGTCGACCAGATGTCCTTATAACAGAAAGCACTTATGCAACCACTATTCGTGATTCCAAAAGATGTCGTGAAAGagattttttgatgaaagtTCATGAATGCATCGAACGTGGTGGCAAAGTTTTAATTCCTGTATTTGCTCTTGGACGAGCTCAAGAATTGTGTATTCTATTGGAAACTTATTGGGACCGAATGAATCTTAAGACACCAATATATTTCGCAGTTGGTCTTACTGAAAAAGCAACAAATTATTACAAGCTTTTTATTCCTTGGACTAATCAAAAGATTAAGAAAACTTTTGTTAAACGTAATATGTTTGAATTTCGACATATCAAACCATTCGATAGGGCATATGCAGATAATAAAGAACCGATGGTTGTATTTGCTACGCCTGGAATGTTACATGCTGGCCTGTCTTTGCAATTGTTTCGAAAATGGGCTCCTGATCCAAATAACATGGTCATAATGCCTGGTTATTGTGTAGCTGGCACTGTTGGTTATCGTTTGTTGAATGGcgccaaaaaaattgaatttgaaaacaaacaatttgtcGACGTTAAATTACAGGTTCGTTATATGTCATTCAGTGCTCATGCCGATGCAAAAGGTATAATgacattgatcaatcaatgtgaACCAAAAAATGTCGTACTGGTTCATGGTGAAGCTTCTAAAATGGCCTTCTTACATGGAaagatcaaaaatgaattccatATTGATTGCTACTATCCAGCGAATGGTGAAACAATAAATATTGATATTCCGATCTCACAGGCTGTTGATGTAGATGTTAACTTTCTAAAACGAACAATTACTTCTGGAATTTCTGATCCGAAAAGACAGAAATTAATGCATGGaacattaaaaattgatagCAATAATTCTACTCTCTTATGTAGTAAAGATGAATTCGAACAATATGGAATTAAACCATTTAATATAACATTTAAAACTTATATTAAGTTGGAAAAAGAACAATCCGATTTGCTATCAACTGAAGAAATAACACAGGTTATctatgaaaaattgaaaagcaAACTTAGTGATCAACATGTGATAAACAAACCTAACGAAACTGAAGTACTAATTTCTCAAGTTTTAATTCAAGTTCAACCAAACGAATACAATCAAAGTAATAaagacatcatcattaaatggcCAGAAGAg GACGAAGCATTGGGaagttttcttttgaattacATACAAGGATTAAATCGATGTTTTTACAGTACCAagtga
- the LOC124491792 gene encoding uncharacterized protein LOC124491792, producing the protein MLYYYISLLKFLIIFSFYTYSYESNCTGNCVENFRRKWPKLDFEFYYDQPNHSFSENGSFIDFPYSVFNQFPSESTLTTPSIIQTIPNLTTILPSSVTTSNIIHNRTESANCTKDENNSINITEAEPYLIKTSLHYLDKSSSLNITKENLTKHFQNKLIKVYEYGLQKQDNFEQDFLELNIQHIIIDEKKETIEIIYNLRKNGTLMSYEDVNNLMTLIPADLIHNLTGFPVITKVEAYNVKNTSEANTAQINWINLTSMLIILGLLLLLLFCTFCLYFCMCRKDREDWIENINQEISRSLPANSSSVQRLNEHINWNSVASSTDDLAASFSGTEIKKIDKSSQYDYSTLQSATKTWQTFPKRISSSSSVSNNVKQQFIPVHYNSNVTGRHNSDYDRISYIHSRETIQETHKHPNILEIKLSEETQSIVKEIRKELNRYNQRKILNDDSSTSEA; encoded by the exons atgctttattattatatttctCTGTTGAagtttttaattattttttcattctacaCCTATTCGTATG AGTCAAACTGTACAGGAAATTGTGTGGAAAATTTTCGCCGTAAATGGCCAAAAttggattttgaattttactATGATCAACCGAATCATTCTTTTTCCGAAAATGGCTCTTTTATCGATTTTCCATATTCAgtatttaatcaatttccaTCAGAATCAACACTAACTACACCTAGCATCATTCAAACTATACCAAATTTAACAACAATTTTACCTTCATCGGTGACTACTTCAAATATAATCCATAATCGAACag AATCAGCTAATTGTACgaaagatgaaaataattcgaTAAATATTACGGAAGCGGAACCTTATCTTATTAAAACAa GCTTGCATTATCtggataaatcatcatcattgaatataaccaaagaaaatttaaccaaacattttcaaaataaattgataaaagTCTATGAATACGGATTACAGAAACAAGACAATTTTGAACAGGATTTTCTTGAGCTTAAT attcaacatataataatcgatgaaaaaaaggaaacaaTCGAAATTATTTATAATCTAAGAAAGAATGGAACTTTGATGTCATACGAAGACGTCAACAATTTGATGACGTTAATACCGGCCGATCTCATTCATAATTTAACAGGGTTTCCTGTTATAACTAAAGTCGAAG cctACAATGTGAAGAATACATCTGAAGCAAATACAGCTCAAATCAATTGGATTAATTTGACATCCATGTTGATTATTCTTGGcttattattactactactgtTTTGTACATTTTGTCTTTATTTTTGTATGTGTAGAAAAGATCGTGAAGATTGGATTGAAAACATTAATCAAGAGATTAGCAGATCATTGCCTGCCAATAGTTCATCAGTACAAAGATTAAATGAACACATTAATTGGAATAGTGTTGCATCAAGCACTGATGATCTTGCAGCATCATTTTCTGGTacagaaatcaaaaaaatcgataaaagcAGCCAATATGATTATTCGACATTACAGTCAGCAACCAAGACTTGGCAAACTTTTCCCAAAcgtatatcatcatcatcatcagtatcaaATAACGTTAAACAGCAATTCATACCGGTCCATTATAATAGCAATGTAACTGGTCGCCATAATTCTGATTATGATCGAATCAGTTATATTCATAGCCGTGAAACAATCCAAGAGACGCACAAACATCCAAATATTTTGGAAATAAAACTAAGCGAAGAAACGCAATCAATTGTTAAAGAAATTCGTAAAGAATTAAATCGAtataatcaaagaaaaatcttgAATGATGACAGCTCAACAAGTGAAGcataa
- the LOC124491362 gene encoding uncharacterized protein LOC124491362, protein MTDHPCHSNNLTSSSTTSLTTTNQCENNETNGQQRCCQSKNNNCNDNELTIIEINSKQQTTKMSCSQKNSENSDDQSDHSVTTTTSSSTSSSTKNTTLSTSGIDVKSDLSDGKRSLKSLLKKKIDPTQDFIKSHNKRVKFSETMQVFCYEMPDNQMPQIIALKPDVNLMEFQSFMYDPPAEYQDLLTFEPPPDYRDFIANSLNVFRNEVTFDFIDDDDDSENDSKDSIRNSEIYSGNKLNNHAFDQNQNSKWQSMILNNNLDSLEEEQIIGVLKEDDILQAIGSQVTLPESQSNNGSRPTNGNDEENEFDTVNNYEENLSSADFPVHHLNSYFLDSAGNINEDDDEVCCVDSSPNGSLQDLASDSSITSQDTIILINQNKTFHLESVKQTPPNDNSITNNENIYENLQPCHREISVITQMVNCGASPLSSTVTTNNNSSSSGSDSQDSVKNQNNSKNNNLINEALYENTGELLSNKINGNSLVANQVKNFENRLSTSSSEDSKNSDNEFSNSTSNNNNNNNNNNDNDNQTINATPSTTTENRQQNFKQNILFYEKIMEQQQQQNLPNYNNKNQTFNQNEVANSVTVNMQVNAPPMTAGNKFIGITNGGGPILQQQHAVISSNNLMPLPCYAILETNRTSSSSSLSSASSSSSSLVPPTVSCPTAQQNSQTLPLLISTSANIQQIKSQTSPNSNSPVSSSSSSSTTNLMNHEQFGTVSKNSNSPNPSSTTVQQIHISIPDNNKSSNSVNFSPNESNVNMNATYSNISGHPVDHANNVSPRMATGQQHICIVNNPGTTTLRPGQVIYRYPYAVIQPGMNGVSTIRPVQYIVQAAPTSANTANGGTNSTASIIYNPKLLVSNQLGSYTISSVQPPPPSSSNVSGSSPSGSSTTSSSSSASSMVTNSSSLSNNNTNQTINVIPKPTTATIIQQAQIVVPNSSIDATQPNTVPVRRIIVPQGATLLAPRIMQLHHPQHKQPPVPPYHCYVQQKHPTVMAYAAPPNVQIRQTIRAHHFASGDNIQQNHHTQFPDPSEIRRRDGLYAYPQVLIRKDDTRSNQNKINENCDQSAEEKDELEAFVQQEHQRTERIKKRYSFTEDDDPTFGFARRPSVRGIRPKFGQSNEIIKQLNVKTQSGLNTTSNNATIRQVTNHPIYVEKPATIASCSTLPKNLQQHPQFMQINHANNPSQHPHMISIVKKIDDMHVTPNNNKNILNAQQANIAQIQVKSQTLPRQLSQAQKIAIHTGGAPEIGGPTATQHEIVRIIDASMLNGPAVAFSRDQLKLHLQKTMERQQQQQQQQQQQQQHQQQTNSLHQPKLIAQHVQIASRAQSTQQNHDESKRVPQQQQQHQQAAFSPNHPITNNHNNQSTINANESMLSTKKQHLDSSKTNLVNSSENKSNTDVVYYSLNV, encoded by the coding sequence ATGACTGATCATCCATGTCATAGCAACAATTTGACATCATCTTCAACAACAtctttgacaacaacaaatcaatgtgaaaataatgaaacgaATGGCCAACAACGTTGTTgccaatcaaaaaataataattgtaacgataatgaattgaccattattgaaatcaattcaaaacaGCAAACTACAAAAATGTCTTGCTCACAGAAAAATAGTGAAAATAGTGATGATCAAAGTGATCATTCGGTTACGAcaacgacatcatcatcaacgagcTCATCTACCAAAAATACAACATTATCAACTTCGGGTATCGATGTCAAAAGTGATTTAAGTGATGGTAAAAGATCACTCAAATCACTtctaaaaaagaaaattgatccaACACAAGATTTTATCAAATCACATAATAAACGAGTGAAATTTAGCGAAACGATGCAGGTGTTTTGCTATGAAATGCCAGATAATCAAATGCCACAGATTATAGCACTAAAACCAGATGTGAATTTAATGGAATTTCAATCGTTTATGTATGATCCTCCAGCTGAATATCAAGATTTGCTGACATTCGAACCACCGCCCGATTATAGGGATTTCATTGCCAATTCATTAAACGTATTTCGTAATGAAGTCacttttgattttattgacgacgatgatgatagtgaaaATGATTCCAAAGACAGCATTAGAAATTCGGAAATTTATTCTGggaataaattgaataatcatGCATTTGATCAGAATCAAAATTCTAAATGGCAATCGAtgatattgaataataatcttgaTAGTTTAGAAGAAGAACAAATTATTGGTGTACTAAAAGAGGATGATATTCTTCAAGCTATCGGCAGTCAAGTAACATTACCCGAATCTCAATCTAATAATGGTTCGCGGCCAAcaaatggcaatgatgaagaaaatgaattcgaTACAGTCAATAATTATGAAGAAAATCTCAGTTCGGCAGATTTTCCTGTTCATCATCTCAATTCatattttcttgattcagCAGGCAATattaatgaagatgatgatgaagtttgTTGCGTTGATTCTAGTCCCAATGGATCTCTACAGGATCTTGCCAGTGATTCGAGTATTACCTCACAAGATACtataattttgattaatcaaaacaaaacttttcaTCTTGAATCAGTCAAACAAACACCACCGAACGATAACTCCAttacaaataatgaaaacatttatgaaaatttacAGCCTTGTCACAGAGAGATCAGCGTAATCACCCAGATGGTCAACTGTGGTGCTTCACCGTTATCTTCTACTGTTacaacaaataacaacagTTCATCATCTGGTTCAGATTCTCAAGATTCggtaaaaaatcaaaataacagcaaaaataataatttaatcaatgaaGCATTATATGAAAACACGGGCGAATTGCTTtcgaacaaaataaatggcAATTCATTGGTTGCAAATCAAGTAAAGAATTTCGAAAATCGTTTAAGTACATCAAGTTCAGAAGATAGTAAAAACagtgataatgaattttccaATAGTACAagtaacaacaataacaataataataataataatgataatgataatcaaaccaTAAATGCAACGCCttcgacaacaacagaaaatagacaacagaatttcaaacaaaatattttgttctacgaaaaaataatggaacaacagcaacaacaaaatcttcCAAActataataacaaaaaccaaacatttaatcaaaatgaagTTGCCAATTCTGTTACAGTAAACATGCAAGTCAATGCACCACCAATGACAGCCGGCAACAAATTTATTGGTATTACTAATGGCGGTGGTCCGATTCTGCAGCAACAGCATGCCGttatatcatcaaacaatttgATGCCTCTGCCCTGTTATGCCATATTAGAAACGAatcgaacatcatcatcatcatcgttgtcgagcgcatcatcatcatcgtcatcattggtGCCACCAACGGTTTCATGTCCTACAGCTCAACAAAATTCTCAAACATTACCATTGTTGATATCCACTTCGGCCAACATTCAACAGATCAAATCACAAACATCGCCCAACTCAAATTCTCCAGTttcttcgtcatcatcatcatccacaaccAATTTAATGAATCACGAACAGTTTGGAActgtttcaaaaaattccaattcgccaaatccatcatcaacaacagtcCAGCAGATTCATATTTCGATTCCAGATAACAATAAAAGTTCTAATAGTGTTAATTTTTCTCCAAACGAATCTAATGTAAACATGAACGCTACTTATTCGAACATATCCGGTCACCCTGTTGATCATGCCAACAATGTTTCTCCACGTATGGCCACCGGCCAGCAGCATATTTGCATTGTCAACAATCcaggaacaacaacattacgACCGGGTCAAGTCATCTATCGTTATCCATATGCAGTGATCCAACCAGGAATGAACGGAGTGAGCACTATTCGTCCTGTTCAATATATTGTTCAAGCTGCTCCAACATCTGCAAATACTGCGAATGGAGGAACCAATAGCACAGCATCGATCATTTATAATCCAAAGTTGTTAGTCAGTAATCAATTAGGCAGTTATACGATCTCATCGGTACAGCCACCACCGCcgtcatcatcgaatgtttCTGGTTCCTCACCATCCGGTTCAtccacaacatcatcatcatcatccgcatcatcaatggtaacaaattcatcatctcTATCTAACAACAATACCAACCAAACAATCAACGTCATACCaaaaccaacaacagcaactaTCATACAGCAAGCTCAAATAGTCGTACCGAATTCATCTATAGATGCTACACAACCCAATACCGTACCTGTTCGTCGTATAATTGTACCACAAGGTGCGACTTTATTGGCACCACGAATCATGCAACTACATCATCCTCAACATAAACAACCTCCAGTTCCACCATACCATTGTTAtgtacaacaaaaacatccaACAGTGATGGCCTACGCGGCACCACCAAACGTACAAATTCGTCAAACGATACGTGCACATCATTTTGCTAGTGGTGataatattcaacaaaatcatcatactCAATTCCCTGATCCAAGTGAGATTCGTCGTCGTGATGGCCTTTATGCTTATCCACAAGTATTGATCAGAAAAGATGATACACgttcaaatcaaaacaaaataaatgaaaattgtgatCAATCAGCCgaagaaaaagatgaattaGAGGCGTTTGTTCAGCAAGAACATCAACGCACTGAAAGGATAAAGAAACGATATTCGTTCactgaagatgatgatccaacATTTGGATTTGCTCGACGTCCATCAGTTAGAGGAATACGACCAAAATTTGGCCAATCTAATGAAATCATTAAACAACTTAATGTAAAAACACAATCCGGATTGAATACGACGTCAAACAATGCAACCATTCGTCAAGTGACTAATCATCCGATCTATGTAGAGAAACCAGCAACGATAGCATCTTGCTCTACACTACCAAAAAATCTACAACAACATCCTCAATTCATGCAAATCAATCATGCAAATAATCCATCACAGCATCCGCATATGATTTCTATTGTAAAGAAAATCGACGATATGCATGTCACACCAAACAATAACAAGAATATTCTAAATGCGCAACAAGCAAACATTGCACAAATACAAGTTAAATCACAGACACTTCCTCGACAACTGTCTCAAGCACAAAAGATTGCCATACACACTGGTGGTGCACCGGAAATTGGTGGCCCAACAGCCACACAGCATGAAATTGTACGAATAATTGATGCAAGCATGTTAAATGGTCCTGCTGTAGCATTTTCTCGTGATCAATTAAAACTTCATCTGCAAAAAACGATGGAAagacagcagcagcagcagcaacaacaacaacaacaacaacaacatcaacaacaaacaaattctttGCATCAGCCTAAATTGATCGCTCAACATGTTCAGATTGCTTCGCGTGCTCAATCGACACAACAGaatcatgatgaatcaaaacgTGTgcctcaacaacaacaacaacatcagcaaGCAGCATTTTCACCAAATCATCCTATTACTAACAATCATAACAACCAGAGTACAATAAATGCTAATGAATCGATGTTGTCCactaaaaaacaacatctcGATTCTAGCAAAACAAACCTAGTCAATTCATCGGAGAATAAATCCAATACTGATGTAgtttattattctttgaatgtttaa